One region of Chryseobacterium sp. C-71 genomic DNA includes:
- a CDS encoding decaprenyl-phosphate phosphoribosyltransferase, whose protein sequence is MKKYLKLLRVEQWVKNLFVFVPLFFSGSIQNIDLLTKSIFAFVIFSLAASVVYILNDYNDIEADRQHPEKRRRPLASGAISKRKALSILAGLIGLDIALIFFAQFSFNESLWKFAAIIGIYFVMNLAYTFKLKHVPIIDIFIIATGFVLRVQAGGYITGIFISQWATLLTFVLALVLAIGKRRGELINAQVSGKTRKALDGYNVQFADIALSISVTLAIVCYLMFTLSPEIQLKLHKAVFYTVIFVVFAFLRYLQQTLVYNRTESPTKIVYRDRYIQVTLLLWVAAFLILIYFK, encoded by the coding sequence ATGAAAAAATATCTAAAACTACTTCGTGTAGAGCAATGGGTGAAAAATCTATTTGTTTTTGTGCCTTTGTTTTTTTCGGGAAGTATTCAAAATATAGACCTGCTTACAAAAAGTATCTTTGCATTCGTCATTTTCTCTCTGGCGGCAAGTGTTGTTTATATTCTGAATGACTACAATGATATCGAAGCAGATCGCCAACACCCGGAAAAAAGAAGAAGACCTTTGGCAAGCGGTGCTATCTCAAAAAGAAAAGCACTGAGTATTCTTGCAGGTTTAATCGGTTTAGATATCGCTCTGATCTTCTTTGCACAATTTAGTTTCAATGAAAGCCTGTGGAAGTTTGCAGCCATTATTGGGATTTATTTTGTGATGAATCTTGCCTATACCTTTAAGCTGAAACACGTTCCCATTATCGATATATTCATCATTGCCACAGGATTTGTTCTTAGAGTTCAGGCAGGCGGATATATTACAGGAATCTTTATTTCTCAGTGGGCAACTTTATTGACTTTTGTGCTAGCATTGGTTTTAGCCATCGGAAAAAGACGTGGCGAACTGATTAATGCTCAGGTTTCAGGCAAAACAAGAAAAGCGCTTGATGGTTACAATGTACAGTTTGCAGACATTGCACTTTCTATTTCAGTGACATTGGCAATTGTCTGTTATCTGATGTTTACATTATCTCCGGAAATTCAGCTTAAATTACATAAAGCCGTATTTTACACGGTGATTTTTGTTGTTTTCGCTTTTTTAAGATATTTACAGCAAACGTTGGTGTACAACAGAACCGAATCTCCCACAAAAATTGTTTACAGAGATCGATATATTCAGGTTACATTATTATTATGGGTTGCCGCATTTTTAATTCTAATTTATTTTAAATAA